In Paludibacter propionicigenes WB4, the genomic window TTTACTCTGTTGGTGTAGTTAAGCTGTAATTCGGCGTTGTTAGCAAGGTTGTAGGACAAATAAAGACTCGGGAAAACATGGAATAATGTTTTAGCGGGAATTGTTTGCACGGTATCAATGGCTGAACTTACTATCGATTTCGTCGTATTTGTCGATTTCTTTTGTAAATACTCGGCACGCAATCCAATCTGATAAGACAACTTATTAATCCGATTACCATAAGTCAGATAGCCTGCATGTATTTGCTCTTTGTAATCAAAATTGTCGTAATACGAAGGAATTACAGCATTTGTTAAATTGTTTGTACCGTCGGTTGTACTTAGAGTGTTGTTTATATTGCTTTGCCAGCCGGCTTCTAATTTACTATCGTCTGTCAATTTATTGGTGTAATCCACTTTAAATTCAATACCTTTATTTTTTCCGTCTGTGCTTTGAGATATATTTGAGTTGTTTGTACTAGCCAATGCATCGTTTGTAAGATACATATTGTCGCTTGTTCGGTTGTGGTACGAGTATGACATGCTGGCATTCAAATTTGTTCCTTTCTTGTCAAATTCGTGTCTGTAATCCAAACTCAGATTGAGGCTTGGTCGTGTTCCGGTTCCGGTGTTTGTTCGACTGTAGTTACGAAGTACGCTAGCAGGATTTGAACGTAAATTGGTGAGAAGATAACTGGAATTGTTTTCGGAATTTCCGCTTCCGGACATCCCAAATCCCGATAGTCCTATTGTGTTTTTTTTGTCCAAATGATAATCGACACCTGCCCGCATAAATATTCCTGAAAAAGAATTGGACATCGTTGAGTGCTGGTTCAATAATGTGCTGTCTGTTCCGTTGAAATTAGTTCGGTCGGTGTTTCCGCCACCATTGAATGACATATTTCGGTAGCCCAGGTTTATGTAGCTGTCAAATTTACTGTTACTGAAATTGATACTGGCTCCCAAATTACCCCCTAATTTTCCGCCATCAGGATAAGTTACCCCTGCTGAAACACTTCCGTAATATCCTGCTTTACGATTCTGTTTCATCACGATATTGATGATACCTGCCGAGCCCTCGGGATTAAATTTGGCTGATGGATTTGTCATGATTTCTACTGACTCTATACTCTCTGCAGGCAACTGCTGCAATACCTGAGCGCGGTTATCGGCAGTCAAACCGGAAGCTTTGCCATTGATCCATACTTCCACATTACCATCTTTTCGCAGTGACACATTGCCATCGTTGTCAACAGAAACTGATGGGATATTTTTTAAAACATCCGATGCTGAACCGCCTGCTGCAGCAATATTTTGATCGACAGAAAACACTTTTTTATCAATTTCGAACCGCATTTGGGAGCTTTGTGCTACCACTTCTACTTCTTTCAAAGATTTGCTGTCTTCGTTTAGTTGGATTGTCCCCAGATTTAATGGGGCACCAACTATTTCCAATGACTTATTTACTGTAGTATAACCAACGTAGCTAATACGCAGACTATATTTTCCATTGGCAACCGAAGGGATGCTGAATACTCCTTTATTATCAGTGGCTACACCTGCTACGGGTGTTTGCGAACCCTGTTTAAATAAAGCTACGTTTACAAAATCAAGTGGAGACTGGTCTCCGGCATCCACTATGGTTCCTTTGATGCCACCAGACGCCATAAGGGGTAGGCTCATTACTGAGACTAAAAAGAAAACAACAATTTTTTTCATACACGAAACACTTTTTATACCTGAGAGAATTTTTAATACCATACCAAGAACAACAAAAACCATGATTTGCTTTTGCTGTTTAATAGAAAATCAGTTTTTATATGGATTATTAAACAAAAAAGACGTTTTGCAACGTCTTTTTTTGTTTCTGATCTTTAGAAATTTGGAAGTATGTATTTTTCTCGAGATTCGAAGATTTTACTAACCTGATTAATTTCGAGGAATGAAGTTCCGAATCCGGAGCCGAAGCTGCCGCTCAGGTAACTTACATAGTCTTCAGGTTCAAGCATGCCTTGTTTGATAAATCCTTGTAGCCCGGCAATGAAATACTTCTGAGTATTTCCTTTTTCTTCCTGGAATACAGGGAAAACGCCATAAGATAAAGCCAACTGACGAGTTGAACGCTCATGGTAGCAAAGTGCCAGAATAGGATTAGTACTACGGTATGCAGACAAATTAAGAGCTGTTTTGCCGGTGTATGTATCTGTTATGATAGCTTTAGTGCCAAGATTGATACTTGCTTCGTTAGCAGCGTTTGCCAGGAACGAAGTAATATCGTTAGTACCGATGTTTACAGGGATATCATTTTCGGTCAGTTTGGTTTTCTCAGCTTCTTTAGCCACACTTGCCATTGTTCTAACAGCTTCTACCGGATATTTTCCGTAAGCAGTTTCGCCGCTGAGCATCACTGCATCTGTGCGATAATAAATTGCGTTTGCAATATCTGTAATTTCGGCACGTGTAGGACGTGGGTTTTTAATCATGGTGTGTAGCATTTGAGTAGCTACGATAACCGGCTTGCGAGCCACAACACATTTGCGGATAAGACGACGTTGAATACCCGGAATTTTTTCCTGTGCAACTTCAATACCCAGGTCACCACGAGCAATCATAACACCGTATGTGTGTTCCAGAATCTCATCAATGTTGTCAACACCTTCTTGGTTTTCAATTTTTGAGATAATTTTAATTGGGCTGTTGTGCTCATCAAGGATAGTTTGAATATCGATAAGATCTTGTTTGTTTCTAACGAATGAGTGAGCAATGAAATCAAGGTCTAATTCGATAGCCAACAAAATGTTTTTACGGTCTTTTTCAGTAAGCGAAGGCAAATTGATGCGTACGCCCGGTACATTCACACTCTTACGGCTTCCAAGATTTCCGTTGTTAAGCACGGTACAATACAAGTATTGATCATCTTTTGAGTCAACTTGAAGATCAATTTCTCCATCGTCAAAAAGGATATTGTCACCCACGTTCAAATCACGAACGAAGTGAGGATAATTTACAGAAATACATTCACGTGTTGACATTAAGTCAGGGTTTCCGGTTATTTTTACCGTGTCACCTGTTGACAGGTCGATTGAATCATTTTCAACTACTGTGGTTCTGATTTCAGGACCTTTTGTATCCATAAGGATAGCAATTTGGTTGCTTACGGCGCGAACATTATTTACAATTCTTTCAAATCCTTCACGTTGCAAGTGGGCAGAATTCATGCGAACAACGTTCATTCCTTCGTTATACAACGAACGGATAAAATCTACTTCGCAGCGCAAGTCGCTAATGGTAGCAACAATTTTTGTTGATTTAGACATAAAACTTTATTTATTATATTCTTTAAAAAACTAATTCTTAGTTGATTCCGGTAAAGATTCGACGATGAAAATTTATCAGAAATGTAATATAGAATCGACAGCAAGCCGATATGAATCCATTCCAAACCCGACAATGCAACCTTTGCACGCCTCCGAAAGGTATGAATGGTGTCGATATTCTTCGCGTTTGAAAACATT contains:
- a CDS encoding outer membrane beta-barrel family protein, producing the protein MKKIVVFFLVSVMSLPLMASGGIKGTIVDAGDQSPLDFVNVALFKQGSQTPVAGVATDNKGVFSIPSVANGKYSLRISYVGYTTVNKSLEIVGAPLNLGTIQLNEDSKSLKEVEVVAQSSQMRFEIDKKVFSVDQNIAAAGGSASDVLKNIPSVSVDNDGNVSLRKDGNVEVWINGKASGLTADNRAQVLQQLPAESIESVEIMTNPSAKFNPEGSAGIINIVMKQNRKAGYYGSVSAGVTYPDGGKLGGNLGASINFSNSKFDSYINLGYRNMSFNGGGNTDRTNFNGTDSTLLNQHSTMSNSFSGIFMRAGVDYHLDKKNTIGLSGFGMSGSGNSENNSSYLLTNLRSNPASVLRNYSRTNTGTGTRPSLNLSLDYRHEFDKKGTNLNASMSYSYHNRTSDNMYLTNDALASTNNSNISQSTDGKNKGIEFKVDYTNKLTDDSKLEAGWQSNINNTLSTTDGTNNLTNAVIPSYYDNFDYKEQIHAGYLTYGNRINKLSYQIGLRAEYLQKKSTNTTKSIVSSAIDTVQTIPAKTLFHVFPSLYLSYNLANNAELQLNYTNRVNRPRGQQINPYRNLSDSTNISYGNPDLMPQYASAMELNYIKSWDTQSLSASVYYRSTDNVIQNVRFLHNGIMESTFMNIAKSQNTGLELISKNRLFKILNLTSSVNVYYSKLDAATYINPYNTAIQTTIPGQDNFSWSANVLANFMLSKTLSGQISGEYESPQLIAQGKQNERYTLDLGLRKTFMDRKLSISVNVRDILNSSSFKSTTSGSGFYQTSSNYFHGRMFGLTASYNFGTMKAKKTDQMKKKEGAGDMQDMNMDGVD
- the pyk gene encoding pyruvate kinase, with translation MSKSTKIVATISDLRCEVDFIRSLYNEGMNVVRMNSAHLQREGFERIVNNVRAVSNQIAILMDTKGPEIRTTVVENDSIDLSTGDTVKITGNPDLMSTRECISVNYPHFVRDLNVGDNILFDDGEIDLQVDSKDDQYLYCTVLNNGNLGSRKSVNVPGVRINLPSLTEKDRKNILLAIELDLDFIAHSFVRNKQDLIDIQTILDEHNSPIKIISKIENQEGVDNIDEILEHTYGVMIARGDLGIEVAQEKIPGIQRRLIRKCVVARKPVIVATQMLHTMIKNPRPTRAEITDIANAIYYRTDAVMLSGETAYGKYPVEAVRTMASVAKEAEKTKLTENDIPVNIGTNDITSFLANAANEASINLGTKAIITDTYTGKTALNLSAYRSTNPILALCYHERSTRQLALSYGVFPVFQEEKGNTQKYFIAGLQGFIKQGMLEPEDYVSYLSGSFGSGFGTSFLEINQVSKIFESREKYILPNF